The following are encoded in a window of Balaenoptera ricei isolate mBalRic1 chromosome 1, mBalRic1.hap2, whole genome shotgun sequence genomic DNA:
- the TRIM45 gene encoding E3 ubiquitin-protein ligase TRIM45 has product MAEKRKPLLGFVGKLPSGTTPGNSGKTRCPLCMGLFKAPRLLPCLHTVCTTCLEQLEPFSVVDIRGGDSDTSSEGSVTQELKPRTLQPQIGILCPVCDAQVDLPMGGVKALTIDHLAMNDVMLESLRGEGQGLVCDLCSDREVEKRCQTCKANLCHFCCQAHRRQKKTTYHTMVDLKDLKGYSQMGKPIPCPAHPAEELRRFCELCDQPVCRDCVVGEHREHPCELTSSAVHKHGDSVRELLKGTQPHVEALEKALAQIEGTNGALQERVEAVATDIRTFSEGYIRAIKEHRDKLLKQLEDIRIQKENSLQLQKAQLQQLLADMRTGVEFTERLLTSGSDLEILITKGVVVERLTKLNTVEYSARPGVNEKITFSPKEKAGLCRGYEVYGAISTKEVDPAKCVLQGEDLHRAREKQTASFTVICKDAAGESMGRGGENIQVAVVPKDKKDSPVKTMVHDNKDGTYYVSYTPKEPGIYTVFVCVKEQHVQGSPFTVTVRKRHRSHPGVFHCCTFCSSGGQKTARCACGGTMPGGYLGCGHGHKGHPGRPHWSCCGKFTEKSECTWAGGQSAARSLLRTVAL; this is encoded by the exons ATGGCGGAAAAGAGGAAGCCGCTGCTGGGCTTCGTGGGCAAACTTCCCAGTGGGACCACACCTGGAAACTCAGGCAAGACTCGCTGCCCTTTGTGCATGGGGCTTTTCAAAGCCCCCAGGCTCTTGCCTTGTTTGCACACAGTTTGCACCACCTGTCTGGAGCAGCTGGAACCCTTCTCAGTAGTGGACATCCGAGGGGGAGACTCTGACACAAGCTCTGAGGGGTCAGTAACCCAAGAACTCAAGCCACGCACTCTGCAGCCGCAGATTGGCATCCTCTGTCCGGTATGTGATGCTCAGGTGGACCTGCCCATGGGTGGAGTGAAGGCTTTAACCATAGACCACCTGGCCATGAATGATGTGATGCTGGAGAGTCTGCGTGGGGAAGGCCAGGGCCTGGTGTGTGACCTTTGCAGCGACAGGGAAGTGGAAAAGAGGTGTCAGACCTGCAAAGCCAATCTCTGCCACTTCTGCTGCCAGGCTCATAG GCGGCAGAAGAAGACGACTTACCATACCATGGTGGACCTGAAAGACCTGAAAGGCTACAGCCAGATGGGGAAACCCATTCCATGTCCTGCCCACCCCGCGGAGGAGCTGAGACGGTTCTGCGAGCTCTGCGACCAGCCCGTGTGCCGGGACTGCGTGGTGGGGGAGCACCGGGAGCACCCCTGCGAGCTCACGAGCAGCGCTGTCCACAAGCACGGGGACTCCGTGCGGGAGCTCCTCAAAGGCACCCAGCCCCACGTGGAGGCCCTGGAGAAGGCCCTGGCACAGATCGAAGGGACCAACGGCGCCCTGCAGGAACGGGTGGAGGCCGTGGCCACCGACATCCGCACCTTCTCCGAGGGCTACATCAGGGCCATCAAGGAGCATCGGGACAAGCTGCTGAAGCAGCTGGAAGACATCCGGATCCAGAAGGAAAACTCCCTGCAGCTGCAGAAGGCACAGCTGCAGCAGCTGCTGGCAGACATGCGGACCGGAGTGGAGTTCACCGAGCGCTTGCTGACCAGTGGCTCCGACCTGGAGATCCTCATCACCAAAGGGGTGGTCGTGGAACGGCTCACGAAGTTGAACACAGTGGAATATAGTGCCCGTCCTGGAGTGAACGAGAAGATCACCTTCTCTCCTAAGGAAAAAGCAGGCCTGTGCCGTGGCTATGAAGTTTATGGGGCCATCAGTACCAAAGAGGTCGATCCAGCCAAATGTGTCCTTCAAGGGGAAG ATCTCCACAGAGCCCGCGAGAAACAGACAGCCTCTTTCACCGTCATTTGTAAGGACGCAGCAGGAGAGAGCatgggcaggggaggagagaacATTCAAGTCGCAGTAGTCCCTAAAGATAAGAAAGACAG TCCAGTCAAAACGATGGTCCACGATAACAAGGATGGGACATACTACGTTTCCTATACCCCCAAGGAACCTGGCATCTACACTGTGTTCGTCTGTGTCAAGGAACAACACGTGCAG GGCTCACCATTCACTGTGACCGTGAGGAAACGGCACCGCTCACACCCAGGCGTGTTTCACTGCTGCACGTTCTGCTCCAGCGGAGGCCAGAAGACTGCTCGCTGCGCGTGTGGAGGCACCATGCCGG GTGGGTACCTAGGCTGTGGCCACGGACACAAAGGCCACCCAGGGCGCCCCCACTGGTCGTGCTGTGGGAAGTTTACCGAAAAGTCGGAATGCACgtgggcaggtgggcagagcGCAGCACGGAGTCTACTGAGGACGGTGGCCCTCTGA